Proteins encoded within one genomic window of Methanobacteriales archaeon HGW-Methanobacteriales-1:
- the npdG gene encoding NADPH-dependent F420 reductase, translating into MKVAIIGGTGDQGFGLALRFAKSGEKVLLGSRDIKKAENSVNVIHNMLKGEELDCIQGMTNQDAAAQGDIVILTVPLQAQKITLSSIKDYLEGKILVDATVPLETCVGGKSTRYIDLWEGSAAERTAEILKDKNTIVVSAFNNVSSASLTNIKEDVKCDCLISGDDSESKAVVMELAEKIPGVKAIDCGPLENARIVEKITPLLINLNIRNKTRLAGIRITGL; encoded by the coding sequence ATGAAAGTGGCTATAATAGGTGGAACCGGGGATCAGGGATTTGGACTGGCATTGAGATTTGCAAAATCAGGAGAAAAGGTTCTTTTAGGATCCAGAGATATTAAAAAAGCTGAAAATAGTGTTAATGTCATTCATAATATGCTTAAGGGTGAAGAACTTGATTGTATCCAGGGGATGACCAATCAGGACGCAGCTGCTCAGGGAGATATAGTAATATTAACCGTTCCCCTACAAGCTCAAAAAATTACACTTAGTAGTATAAAAGATTATTTAGAAGGAAAAATCCTGGTTGATGCAACCGTGCCACTAGAAACATGTGTGGGTGGTAAGAGCACCAGATACATAGATTTATGGGAAGGATCTGCTGCAGAGAGAACTGCCGAAATTTTAAAGGATAAAAACACCATTGTAGTTTCAGCATTTAACAATGTGAGTTCTGCCAGTTTAACCAATATTAAAGAAGATGTAAAATGCGATTGTCTAATATCTGGAGACGATTCTGAATCTAAAGCCGTTGTAATGGAGTTAGCTGAGAAAATACCTGGTGTTAAAGCTATTGATTGCGGGCCTCTGGAAAATGCCCGTATTGTAGAAAAAATTACTCCTCTTTTAATAAATTTAAATATTAGAAACAAAACCAGATTAGCCGGTATTAGAATTACCGGTCTTTAA